The Cherax quadricarinatus isolate ZL_2023a chromosome 20, ASM3850222v1, whole genome shotgun sequence genomic interval accaccaagtgctggacacagtgcacacaaccgaggaagaagtgaagaggcttctgagtgagctagatacctcaaaggcaatggggccagataacatctccccatgggtattgagagagggagcagaggcgctatgtgtacccctaacaacaatattcaatacatctatcgaaacagggagattgcctgaggcatggaagacagcaaatgtagtcccaatctttaaaaaaggagacagacatgaagcattaaactacagaccagtgtcactgacatgtatagtatgcaaaatcatggagaagattatcaggagaagagtggtggaacacctagaaaggaatgatctcatcaacagcagccagcatggtttcagggacgggaaatcctgtgtcacaaacctactggagttctatgacatggtgacagcagtaagacaagagagagaggggtgggtggattgcattttcttggactgcaagaaggcgtttgacacagttccacacaagagattggtgcaaaaactggaggaccaagcagggataacagggaaggcactacaatggatcagggaatacttgtcaggaagacagcagcgagtcatggtacgtggcgaggtgtcagagtgggcacctgtgaccagcggggtcccgcaggggtcagtcctaggaccagtgctgtttctggtatttgtgaacgacatgacggaaggaatagactctgaggtgtccctgtttgcagatgacgtgaagttgatgagaagaatacactcgatcgaagaccaggcagaactacaaagggatctggacaggctgcagaactggtccagcaattggctcctggagttcaatcccaccaagtgcaaagtcatgaagattggggaagggcaaagaaggccgcaaacggagtacagtctagggggtcagagactacaaacctcactcaaggaaaaagatcttggggtgagtataacaccaggcacatctcctgaagcgcacatcaaccaaataactgctgcagcatatgggcgcctagcaaacctcagaacagcattccgacatcttaataaggaatcgttcaggaccctgtacaccgtatacgttaggcccatattggagtatgcggcaccagtttggaacccacacctagccaagcacgtaaagaaactagagaaagtgcaaaggtttgcaacaagactagtcccagagctaagaggtatgtcctacgaggagaggttaagggaaatcaacctgacgacactggaggacaggagagataggggggacatgataacgacatacaaaatactgagaggaattgacaaggtggacaaaaacaggatgttccagagattggacacagtaacaaggggacacagttggaagctaaagacacagatgaatcacagggatgttaggaagtatttcttcagccacagagtagtcagtaagtggaatagtttgggaagcgatgtagtggaggcaggatccatacatagctttaagcagaggtacgataaagctcacggctcagggagagtgacctagtagcgatcagtgaagaggcggggccaggagctcggactcgacccccgcaacctcaactaggtgagtacaactaggtgagtacacacctagccaacgaggagaagttaagggaaatcagcctgactacactggaggacaggagagataggggggacatgataacgacatacaaaatactgagaggaattgacaaggtgaacaaagacaggatgttccagagattggacacagtaaaaaggggacacagttggaatctgaagacacagatgaatcacagggatgttaggaagtatttcttcagccacagagtagtcaggaagtggaatagcttgggaagcggtgtagtgggggcaggatccatacatagctttaagcagaggtacgataaagctcatggttcagggagagtgacctagtagcgaccagtgaagaggcggggccaggagcttggactcgacccatgcaacctcaactaggtgagtacaactaggtgagtacacacacacacgcgagtcgtcaggaagtgaaatagcctagctagtgaagtagtggaggcaggaaccatacatagttttaagaagaggtatgacaaagctcaggaagcagagagggagaggacctagtagcgatcagtgaagaggcggggccaggagctgagtctagacccctgcaaccacaattaggtgagtacaaataggtgagtacacacacacacacacacacacacacacacacacacacacacacacacacacacacacacacacacacacacacacacacacacacacacacacacacacacacacacacacacacacacacacacacctagtagcgaccagctaagagacagggccaggaactgtgactcgacccatgcaaccacaaatagatgattacacacactcatacacacacacacacacacacaccaaaaatgtGGTATAGAGAAAATCACCACAATCACAGATTTGATCCTGTTACTATACAGAGCTAAGCAATCAAACAgaaaaatacacacaaaaaacCCACTTGTAAaagtaacaaatttttttttttttagctttcggTTTCATATTTACTTCTCTTTTTCCAGGGGAGACGTCTCTGTTTCCAGGGGAGACATCTCTGTTTCCAGGGGAGACATCTATGGTGGTAATGAGATAATCACAATTTTCTCCAGTCCTGTGACTAGAGAAGAGCAGCAACTTATAATGGAAAATGTCCTCTCGGAAATGTTTGAGTCGCCAACTTTCCCAAACTCATCGAACTTCCTTGCTGGTAACCTCGCTAGGAATTCTAcaactggtcccagaccaggtcctcTTTACAACCAGAGACAGCCGAGGAACGTGGGGATCATTTCACTTCATCAACAAGAGAATGTTCGAGGGCTGAACCGATCGCAGTTGCATCAGGACCCCTCGCAGCCGAGCGATGATGCCTCGGCTCATCGCCAGGATGTCCAAGAGACAACCAGGGAGTCGAGCTCCGATTCTCAAAACTCCGGTAGCTGGTTTCGGCACAAATAGTTATGCCTGAAGCTCACAGTACTTATTGTGGGTTAGATAGAAGAATGTTTGTATGGAActtgtatctatatatatgtaatgtatatatagacAGCTCCAACCCCCAATTTATTATTCGTTGTCATCAAGGGCCACCTTCACTTACATCCTGACAACCAAAACACCACCTCCCTGTATACTGAACATTTTGTCAAAATAATGGCCATTTCATATTCtcataatatcatattcatttGGAGTGCCTTATGGTGTAAGGTTATAAAATTTCGTATATTGAacataaatattaatattactcaAAAAGAGAGTAAAGTTAGCAATCACGGTGGTTATTGTTAATAATACTGTTtatgtgaagcactaaacccatgcgGGTCATTTAGCGCAAGGAAAACAAGAACCAATGATCAGTGACTCGCAGACTCGATAAAAACTAAAGTATTGCATTAGATCAAGTCAGGATAAAAATACTATATTTACGTAAGAGATTTTAATCATCTACTGACCTGTTAAAAACTAAGAAAATTGTTATATTCAAAGTAATTGTTGCGCGAGATATAAGAGAGTCAATTACAATAATGTTTCTGGTGTTTAGACAGATTTTTGCAATTATGGGATGTTTACATTATAATGATTAATGATACATATTATTTGAACCTATatgatgttagtgttgtttctGGTTAAATATAAGTTTTAGTTGACTTACATTTAGATACTATAATTTGACAAGCTTGCAGATGCACGATGGTTACATACAGACTGACAGCTGGAGTaaccaggctcaggcttggttacataCAGACTGACAGCTGGGGTAACCAGGCTCAGGCTTGTTTACATACAGACTGACAGCTCGGGtacccaggcttaggcttggttacatacAGACTGACAGCTGGGGTAACCAGGCTCAGGCTTGTTTACATACAGACTGACAGCTGGGGtacccaggcttaggcttggttacatacAGACTGACAGCTGGGGTACCcacgcttaggcttggttacatacAGACTGACAGCTGGGGtacccaggcttaggcttggttacatacAGACTGACAGCTGGGGTAACCAGGCTTAGACTTGATTACATACAAAGTGACAGCTGGGATAACCAGGCTTAGAATTGGTTACATACAAAGTGACAGCTGGGGtaaccaggcttagacttggttacataCAGACTGACAGCTGGGGTaaccaggctcaggcttggttacatacagactgacagctggggtaaccaggcttaggcttggttacatacAGACTGACAGCTGGGGTaaccaggctcaggcttggttacataCAGACTGACAGCTGGGGTAACCAGGCTCAGGCTTAGTTACATACAGAATGACAGCTGGGGTAACCAGGCTCAGGCTTTGTTACATACAGACTGACAGCTGGGGTaaccaggctcaggcttggttacatacagactgacagctggggtaaccaggcttaggcttagttacatacagactgacagctggggtaaccaggcttaggcttagttacatgCAGACTGACAGCTTGGGTAACCAGGCTCAGGCGTAGTTACATACAGACTGACAGCTGGAGTaaccaggctcaggcttggttacataCAGACTGACAGCTGGGGTAACCAGGCTCAGGCTTAGTTACATACAGACTGACAGCTGgggtaaccaggcttaggcttagttacatacagactgacagctggggtaaccaggcttaggcttagttacatacAGACTGACAGCTGGGGTAACCAGGCTCAGGCTTAGTTACATACAGACTGACAGCTGGGGTaaccaggctcaggcttggttacataCAGACTGACAGCTGGAGTAACCAGGCTCAGGCTTTGTTACATACAGACTGACAGCTGGGGTAACCAGTCTCAGGCTTCGTTACATACAGACTGACAGCTGGGGTaaccaggctcaggcttggttacataCAGACTGACAGCTGGGGTaaccaggctcaggcttggttacataCAGACTGACAGCTGGGGTAAttaggcttagacttggttacataCAGACTGACAGCTGGGGTaaccaggctcaggcttggttacatacagactgacagctggggtaaccaggcttaggcttagttacatacAGACTGACAGCTGGGGTAACCAGGCTCAGGCTTAGTTACATACAGACTGACAGCTGGGGTaaccaggctcaggcttggttacataCAGACTGACAGCTGGGGTaaccaggctcaggcttggttacataCAGACTGACAGCTGGGGTAaacaggcttaggcttagttacatacagactgacagctggggtaaccaggcttaggcttagttacatacAGACTGACATCTGGGGTAACCAGGCTCAGGCTTAGTTACATACAGACTGACAGCTGGGGTaaccaggctcaggcttggttacataCAGACTGACAGCTGGGGTAACCAGGCTCAGGCTTTGTTACATACAGACTGACAGCTGGGGTaaccaggctcaggcttggttacataCAGACTGACAGCTGGGGTAACCAGGCTCAGGTTTGGTTACATACAGACTGACAGCTGGGGTaaccaggctcaggcttggttacataCAGACTGACAGCTGGGGTaaccaggctcaggcttggttacataCAGACTGACAGCTGGGGTaaccaggctcaggcttggtgACATACAGACTGACAGCTGGGGTaaccaggctcaggcttggttacataCAGACTGACAGCTGGGGTaaccaggctcaggcttggttacataCAGACTGACAGCTGGGGtaaccaggcttagacttggttacataCAAAGTGACAGCTG includes:
- the LOC128700467 gene encoding uncharacterized protein — encoded protein: MFSRYSRDPNMNHNDINQHIMGVNEDAEFFTDYGNPGGGDARGNSRSYYPSEMFSPPTFSNQDLVNMGNATTNMDEASELDEMLWGDVSVSRGDISVSRGDIYGGNEIITIFSSPVTREEQQLIMENVLSEMFESPTFPNSSNFLAGNLARNSTTGPRPGPLYNQRQPRNVGIISLHQQENVRGLNRSQLHQDPSQPSDDASAHRQDVQETTRESSSDSQNSGSWFRHK